In the genome of Doryrhamphus excisus isolate RoL2022-K1 chromosome 11, RoL_Dexc_1.0, whole genome shotgun sequence, the window GGCATGAAGGAGTTTTCTGTGTTTGCTTTCTAGATTAACCGAAGAGATGAATTTACCATCCCTCCCAGAAATGTTATTCGGGGACAACATTCTGCGCATCCAACACAGCGACGGCTTTGGCATTGAGTTCAACGCCCTTGATGCCCTAAAGAGAGTCAACAAATCAGAGCACACTGTCAAAGTGGCTTGTGCGCAACAATGGCAAGAGAGCAGGTCAGATGTTTACATCTTGGATCGTTTCTTATCTCGGTGTTGTTTCCTCATACATTGCTATTGCTAGCTTACCAGAAATGTAACATACTAGCCCCCAAATGAATGACATTCATGCCAATGATGTAAACTTCACAACGCAATTGTCAGTTAGAGACTGAGACCGATAAAACCTAGCGCCAATGCTAAGCATTGATACCTTTTGATTTCCTTCTAGATCGGTTTCAGAACAGTCCCAGGATGTGGTGAGGCCTTATGACTGGACATTCACCACGGATTACAGAGGGACCCTGATTGGACAGGACATGCAAATGAAGGTGTGTTGATACCTGATCTTTGGATGTTGTGAAGACAGTCTTGTTAGGGACAGTACCTCTGGATTGGCAAACTGGGGTGGTGGGCCgcagggtgtgttccaactactgGAACACAGATAATTTCTAGGCAGATCCAAGGTTTTGAGGGTGTCCAGCTTGGGGGCCTGAGGACTTTGTATATTTGCATTAATGTGTCACGGCTGACCGTAGAATGCCTCCGTGTCGCCCGGCGGAACCGGAggaggtaatggtaatggtttaatttcatttgaacatgcatcagattacaattgaatgcatcacataatcagtttgcagttccacatgtccaaaaggagtaggaagaaacaaagcttattaaatcctacccctccatctggtacaatcagtaactgttacatttgttcacttcctgctttcctaatttaatttaagtatttttatttttgttaaattggACTTTAGAATGTGTTTCGGGCCACCAAAAAACAGCTGCCGTCCATAAATGGCCCGcgggggccacactttggacagcccTATCCTGGACAAACTGTCTTGTCCGAGAAAATAGGTCTGCTGTCATTCACATGACGATGACATCACAACATTTCTATTTAAATAAgatgatttggaaaaaaaaaccaaaagttgtggattaattggatgattgattaatcatggattaattgttgcagctctataaCATTCTCCCCACCGCAGTGACTCCAATCAACTCTGACATGTCACCCAACTCACGCCATGCAACTTAAATAGTTCCATGTTTTGAGTTAGCAAAAATTCcaatacatatttaattataatttttttaatatttaaaaaaaaaattgtatttatttatttatttttgtcacgtaccgaagtacgaggtgatatgacatcaactgcttgtattgtttcttgaattggctcatcgttgtgcattgtttgaggtccttactcaaggTGACCTGAGATCGGGGAGCCTGGGCTTCCCTACCTTGTTATACTTAGCGACTCACTGTAGTCCCGATGTGAACATTTTAACGCGGTCTTCTTGTAACTTTTGTTCTATTTCTCTCTGACCGATCCAAAGGTGACGGAGACGACCGAAAGAATTAACTTGGAGAAGCTGAGGGCCCGCGAACAGATCGTCTTCTTTGATGAGATCCTTCTGTTCGAGGACGAACTGCATGACCATGGGGTGTCAATGATAAGTGTGAAAATTGTTAGTGTTGCCTTCATGGTCTTGACCATTTGCCAATCAACGCATAGCATTAGTGGTTCAACATTTTCTCACAATCTAATATGTAAACATCATGCGTGATGCAGAGAGTGATGCCCACCAGTTTCTTCTTATTGCTGCGGTTTTTCCTACGAGTGGATGGAGTGATGATAAGAATACACGATACCCGACTATACCATGAGGTAATTGTATTTACATAAGACTGATCAGAAGGTTTATGCTTACAGGGTACATTGTTGTGACCTTTTTTATGCTTCTGTCACCGATTCCAGGCTGGAAAGAACTACATGCTAAGAGAGTTCTGCAAAAGGGAAAGCAACATAGGAGAACTGAAGGTAAGTTTTGTCA includes:
- the tiprl gene encoding TIP41-like protein isoform X1 — protein: MSYFHLTLILNNTTAAKFGHVVFTPDEAVNASSLRDADVVLGSVMISHGFKSSKKDFTFGPWRVTTAKNHIMKSKDIERLTEEMNLPSLPEMLFGDNILRIQHSDGFGIEFNALDALKRVNKSEHTVKVACAQQWQESRSVSEQSQDVVRPYDWTFTTDYRGTLIGQDMQMKVTETTERINLEKLRAREQIVFFDEILLFEDELHDHGVSMISVKIRVMPTSFFLLLRFFLRVDGVMIRIHDTRLYHEAGKNYMLREFCKRESNIGELKNVPASLYTDPNEIAQHLTLKLRECEKLELPVQEAVHEDLQ
- the tiprl gene encoding TIP41-like protein isoform X2; the protein is MISHGFKSSKKDFTFGPWRVTTAKNHIMKSKDIERLTEEMNLPSLPEMLFGDNILRIQHSDGFGIEFNALDALKRVNKSEHTVKVACAQQWQESRSVSEQSQDVVRPYDWTFTTDYRGTLIGQDMQMKVTETTERINLEKLRAREQIVFFDEILLFEDELHDHGVSMISVKIRVMPTSFFLLLRFFLRVDGVMIRIHDTRLYHEAGKNYMLREFCKRESNIGELKNVPASLYTDPNEIAQHLTLKLRECEKLELPVQEAVHEDLQ